A stretch of DNA from Ciona intestinalis chromosome 8, KH, whole genome shotgun sequence:
GTTTATTCcaaccacgtttgtaactttgtaatgATTTTTTCATTCAAGGGTTCTACAAAATCAACTGGACATGCTTCAGTCTTCCATGTTGTCATCAGAAGATGATCATGGGAAGTTGCCTCCCATCCATAATCTTCCTCAGATGGATCTGGGTCCGGATCCCTCAGAGCTTGTGATCTCAGAGAATGAACTGATGTCCGAAAACACGCTCGAGATGAACAAACTAAGAGCACTGCTAGCAAAATCAAGAGCGGAAGTCAAGACCGTAAAAGGGGAACTAGAGAGACAAAGAAAACTTGACAAGACCATGTAAGTTGTTTTGAATAACATACAAGTATACTCTTATAATGTTGCAGGTATGTACACCAATAAAGcccttttaaaacattgtaaaaactTAGCGTCAATTTCTTTGATGAGGGACAGGGTTTGCAAGCCTACACTGAAAATTATGCATTTTccaattgtaaaaacaaattaacgtTATACTTTTACAACTCCTAAAATATCATAATATCGACAGCTCAAAAACCACatgtataaaaatttaagtgTCTTGTGACGAATCCAGCTCAATAATTAAGAAATTTTGGATTATACTTAATAGTAATACCAAGTACttggatttatttttagttccCCACTCCGCGGGCTGGGGCAGACAAGTTATCAACCAGCTACTAATCGTGATGTGAACAATGCTTCAATGAGAATGCGTGATCTTCATCTTACTGCTCAACATGAACGAGAGCGTGCCGATCTACTCACAAGAGCTTCTGTTGCTGAACAACAGGTCAAAGAGCAACAGGAATATATCGACACACATTTGACAAGGTATGTTAAACActaataaaatttgaattaaataaCAGTCCCGACTGTTGAATTAGAGATgtataattcatttttatggGTTGAGAGTTTTCAAGATGTTTTTAAGATTggattattaaaatatatatgtatcttAAAATTGACATTTGAAGGATCTGAAATACAAAACTGTTTACttaattttcaatgttttgtctTCACTTCAGGTACAAGCAAGAGATTGTAAGACTTCGACGAGTAATCTCCGAGAATGGGATCCGACTTAATGATGATGGATTTAACCCGGATCAAAGTCCAAGGAGGAAATATGTGAGACCTTCGCCTTATGGGTTCTAAAGTACTGTTTGTGTGAAGAATGCCAAAAAGCAGATTTCATTTCGTTTTATAAACAACTGCAGTAACTTTTGTACAACTTCCAATTTTACTGACTCCTTACTTACTAGAGTAGTTTGTAGCCACATCCTATTTTTTACGTTCAGCAATTTGCAGTTTTTGCATTTCGAGATTGTGTCTATTGCAATTGCaaatcaaatatttctaacaatTCGCACTTAAGTTTTTTACCTATAAACTTCACACAGTTTGAAATCGTTCACTTCTTTATATCGTGCATTAGCGTTCTTATTCTGCAATTAccttgtttgtaaaatatcgCAATGTAAAGCAAAGGAACTAATAAAGTTCATCCTAACAAAGAATTTGTTGTACTAGAGGACAAACAACAAgaaattctttaaaattacCAAACAATGTAACAGAACAAACCAGCTGATAGTGTTACAAGGAAGAAGGACCATTAATGGTCCTACAGGGTTCAGAGACTACCAACGAATTATCTCAAATAATTTGTATACAAATGGAGCCTATAAAGATGCTCAAATGCGATCGACCATCAAATTACTGTGAAAATATCGCATGAAATGTAGTAAAGTACAATGCAGTCGTTTGGCAATAGGAGATTAACAGATTGTAAGTTTTGTTGTCAATCAAATTTTCCCACTTACCCACTCAACGAAAACTCTTCGGTGTGTTGACTTTTCAGATACCATAGTTACTCCATATATGTCACAAAAACTCTTTCGGGTGGCTGTTATTCCCAAAGTTTGTATAAACTATAGACGTTGACCTTTTCTTCTATGTCCCTTCGCCGCAAAAAAGCACGTGTCTACTGACGTCACTGTTCGCGCCTTTGACAGTGTGGCCAAAGCGTGGCCTTGAAAGctaaaatttctatttttgtcaGCGTTTCGGCAAGGAAAATTTAAATGGCTTTGTAGATACATTTTTACTACTGCATTATTTACCCAttcgtttaaaaaacacaCTCAAGACTTTCAAAATAGCCTAAAagttttaggattttttgGGGGGCGGTTCGCATTCACCGAAGCTACTTTAGGGAAAGTCCCAACAGTGACTTTCATATAAATTATtcgaaattataaaatacaagatTGTTTATTGGTAATTAGAAGGAGAAATGTCGTTATGTTCGTTTACATGTGGCGCACTAAGATTTAGTACCGTTTACTGCCGACACGTTTCTAGTTCAAGCCTTATTCTGGAACCAATTAGGCGTAATTCAACAAGGTACATTACATAAGTTTTTTGTTCTAggacaattgttgttttattaatttacttatATACCCTGCAGGTGCAGCATATCGAAGCAATCTCGGTGTACCTACCCACGAATGTACAAAACGACGGTTGCTCTAGCGGATGGATCTACGATTACTGTTCGATTAAATCAaccaagaaaaataataaaagtaatatcAATATTAGTCGTATAATGTTGAAATCATGTTCACTATAACCTGAACATCAAAACGTTGAGGTTCCATAATGTTAACTGCAGCTTTATATCAATTTtaacacagttgttaaatgggaacttgtaagcagacataaGGTGTATCAtacaaaatagtaaaaataccaaaattagaagttataacgactgctgttgtCCCTTCACAGGAGgacaaacaagttacattcattcggtAATAGATGGTCTAAAATAGTGAAAATCCCCTAGTTATAATGACTGGTGTTGTTCCTACAcggaggataaacaagttacattcattcagtaaTAGATCCTCTACTTTAGTTACCGATGGATGTCCTGCAGCTAACTGACTCTGAAAGAAGAGCCATATGGTTGGGCAGAAGAAAGAAGGTGGTTACACTGGATGAAAGCCATATAGAAGATAATTTTNNNNNNNNNNNNNNNNNNNNNNNNNNNNNNNNNNNNNNNNNNNNNNNNNNGTGTACAAGGAAGAAGGACCATTAATGGTCCTACAGGGTTCAGAGACTACCAACGAATTATCTCAAATAATTTGTATACAAATGGAGCCTATAAAGATGCTCAAATGCGATCGACCATCAAATTACTGTGAAAATATCGCATGAAATGTAGTAAAGTACAATGCAGTCGTTTGGCAATAGGAGATTAACAGATTGTAAGTTTTGTTGTCAATCAAATTTTCCCACTTACCCACTCAACGAAAACTCTTCGGTGTGTTGACTTTTCAGATACCATAGTTACTCCATATATGTCACAAAAACTCTTTCGGGTGGCTGTTATTCCCAAAGTTTGTATAAACTATAGACGTTGACCTTTTCTTCTATGTCCCTTCGCCGCAAAAAAGCACGTGTCTACTGACGTCACTGTTCGCGCCTTTGACAGTGTGGCCAAAGCGTGGCCTTGAAAGctaaaatttctatttttgtcaGCGTTTCGGCAAGGAAAATTTAAATGGCTTTGTAGATACATTTTTACTACTGCATTATTTACCCAttcgtttaaaaaacacaCTCAAGACTTTCAAAATAGCCTAAAagttttaggattttttgGGGGGCGGTTCGCATTCACCGAAGCTACTTTAGGGAAAGTCCCAACAGTGACTTTCATATAAATTATtcgaaattataaaatacaagatTGTTTATTGGTAATTAGAAAGAAAAATGTCGTTATGTTCGTTTACATGTGGCGCACTAAGATTTAGTACCGGTTACTCCCGACACGTTTCTAGTTCAAGCCTTATTCTGGAACCAATTAGGCGTAATTCAACAAGGTACATTACATAAGTTTTTTGTTCTAGgacatttgttgttttattaatttacttatATACCCTGCAGGTGCAGCATATCGAAGCAATCTCGGTGTACCTACCCACGAATGTACAAAACGACGGTTGCTCTAGCGGATGGATCTACGATTACTGTTCGATTAAATCAaccaagaaaaataataaaagtaatatcAATATTAGTCGTATAATGTTGAAATCATGTTCACTATAACCTGAACATCAAAACGTTGAGGTTCCATAATGTTAACTGCAGCTTTATATCAATTTtaacacagttgttaaatgggaacttgtaagcaggcataaggtgtatcatacaaaatagtaaaaataccaaaattagaagttataacgactgctgttgtCCCTTCACAGGAGgacaaacaagttacattcattcggtAATAAATGGTCTAAAATAGTGAAAATCCCCTAGTTATAATGACTGGTGTTGTTCCTACAcggaggataaacaagttacattcattcagtaaTAGATCCTCTACTTTAGTTACCGATGGATGTCCTGCAGCTAACTGACTCTGAAAGAAGAGCCATATGGTTGGGCAGAAGAAAGAAGGTGGAAACACTGGATGAAAGCCATATAGAAGATAATTTCGATGCAGGGAAATACTggactaaataaaaattgtttcagtTTGATGAAGCACCAAACCCAATCATACAAGTGATTGGCTTTTTTACTGCTGGTAAACTGGTAAATGAATAGAGTTGAAGGATTTACCTTCATTATCgaacacataaatatatatttccttTGTGTTGAAAATAAACATTCATACGATTgattcattgttttatttcagttgtTCGGAATTACAAATTAGTTTTCGAACAACAACTCTACGCTACAATCAACATTTGCTGCATTATTCAACTTCAGCagcaaataatttttgtttttttccgtAAGTTTATGTTGATGAAAAGcatgaaataaattaacaatgaaCTGTCAGAATTAgggaaaaaacattttttgaaattagTACAATAAATATTCTTGCATAACAAGGTTTCTGTTTCTAGAACAACAATAGAAATTTGGTTAATCTCATTCTTATAACTTTGCTTTTTGCATCTTGGTCATGAGGTGTTCTAACTTCATAGGCAGGATCATGTTTCCATCAATCTTCAGTTTCCCTTGCATGAATGCAGCTGTGGAGTTAAGTTTTCCCTGAAACATACTCACAAAGTCGGAGGATGCCATCTTCATCACAACATCTGAATCTCCATCTCCCTTCGTCACTTTACCTTCACCATTCTTTAAGTCAAGCACCCAAGTTTCAACTGCATCTCCATCTAAAACACACACAATCGCACTTTAGCAGTACTTATAATAGTTATAATAGATGTTTTTTGGAGCAGTTTCGTTCTAACAATGGTATACAATATAGGCTAAGCTACATTAAAAGGAAAAGTGTATTATATTGCATAAAGTGTTAACccgataaaaatatattagaatAGTTACTTATAGAGGTGCATAAAAGATAAACtacacttacaagttacctttAATCTCAAACTTGAAAACTCCTTTGGTCTGTGCAACCAGCTCTGTGCTTAgagcatttttaatattattgaaaATACCGACAATTTCTCCTCCTTTGCTTGCAGCCTTTGCTTTTTCTATTTGACCTTGGAAATCAGCTTCTTGACCTTTAAAATCAGCTTCGTTGTCTTCCAGAAAGAAATCCAAAATAAGAGGCTTGCCTTGAAGACAAAACCTTAAATTAGTTCAAATACTTTACACTGCTAACAACATGTGCATTTCTTAGCccacaaaacatattaaaatgatgaggacaaataaataaaagtgtcttgcccgaaGACCCATATGCCACCACAACGGTGAAAGCGTCAAGTCTGGAACATATAACCTCTAGGCTAGAGGCAGgtgtgctaaccactgtgctcCTACAATGACATACCTGGTTCTACTGCATATTGATCAAAATCAGTGACACCTTCCTTAGCCAACACCTCATCATCAATGAAGAATTTTCCAGTTGATAAAGTTTCTTGCTTAAGAATCGCATAAGCAGCATCTGCCATTATTTCTGGTTTTCGGCACTGGCTTGAGACATCTTTACCTCCCAACATTTCCATGGCAGCAGTAAGAATAGCTGCAAATAAGGAGTGGTTACTCTAATATCTACCTAAACCTAACATGCGAGATTGCATTATAATACCAGACCTGTTTTGGGCCACAGTGCATTTACTGCAATTCCACTTTCTTCAAATTCCGCTGCCATACCCAAGACACACATAGACATTCCATATTTAGCAATGGTGTAGGCTGTATGGTTCTTGAACCACATTGGTTTCATTGACAGTGGGGGACTGATGTTAAGAATGTGAGGGCTCTTTCCTCTTTTCTTTGAATCCAGCAAGTGTGGAACGCAAACTTTTGAActgttgtataataaaaacagaaaagtattttaacaaaatgtattttaaatataatcttCATAAATgaactttatcctcatgtgaaCTTTATCCTCAAACAGCAGTcatttaacacaggtgtttcgtttaatacacctcgtgtcaggcAATGACAAGCAGTTGGTAGGTTCTTAAAcacttacattaaaataagGTATAATATTCTTAAATGTGATGACCTACCATAGATAGGTACCACGTGTGTTGACTTGATTCATGAGGtcatatgttttcatttttgtaacCTCAGTTCCAGTTAAACTGATGGCACTTGCATTGTTCACAAGTATATCAATACCACCAAATGTGCTAACCGCTTCCTTCACTGCTTTTTCCACCATAGCTTCATCTCTTACATCCACAATACATGGAAGGCATTTACCTCCAGCATCCTCAACTATAAATACCAACatgcaattttataaaaccccttttttttctttaattttttataatataatactatGCAAGGTTATATACATTTGCATGAACTGGAGGTACCTTAAAAGTGAACTTAAAATTGGTACCTTAAAAGTATAATGCCATTTGAGTGCAATGTAAAATCTTTTAATGTAGGTAGTCATCCAATAATGCCTTATGTAGAAGTTAAAGTATACTATCGGAAACTAAAACAAGCACACAACAACTGGTGGAAAGCGGTTTAAAAGGAATGTCAGTTTGATCTCAAACACTCACTTTCCTTAGCAGCAGTGTAGATGGTCCCAGGTAGTTTAGGATGAGCTTCAGCAGTTTTAGCAGCAATCACCACATTAGCTCCATCCCTGGCTGCTCTCAACCCAATTGCTTTGCCAATTCCTCTGCTTGCACCAGTAATGAACAAAGTGTATCCAGCTAATTTactgaaataaatattgaaaattattaCTAGCGTTTCATGTAGACATTTTCCAATAAACGACTTACCCAGCCATTCCAGAGATTAGAGTAGTTggaaaagtaaagaaaaaagtttgtgatgattatttttaacttaacgTGTGACCTACTGATAGATTGAACTGTCGTAAATGCACTGGTTAACGAATTACTATAACATAGATTATGCTTGGTGGTCTTTGAATTCGTTTCCAACTTCGTAAAACTGTAGTAACGACAGCGGTCAAAGTCCAAATGACAAATGGTTTGCTGTGTCATGCTACAAACAGTATTTTCAAGGGTTTGTTTATACTCCCCGTTCAATTTACTGTGGATATTTGATGAGAAATATCTTTTTGGACATTTTTAGCTTTCCTTTAAAGAGTTATGTTCCTTTTacctgttaaaatatgttttaaagacacctttaaaacaatgtaatatttgaatatatagaatataagaTATCTCTGTATCGATTGAGGGCGCACTGACAAATTCGTAACTTTGTTTTGGCGTACATGGCGACCAAAAATTTACAGTCAAAACTTACCtaataacattattattttaaactttagaaGGTTCAGAATTTGTGGTTTGTTGCTTTTAATTGTTGCTTCCACCATGGAGGTAAATGGTGAGCGACTGGAACCTTTTAAACCGCCGTTTTCCGTCCTGGAACTGATAAGAAACACCGTAGCACCTGAAGAGTTGCCTGTCATTCACTCATACTTGGGAGAATCAACAATTGAATATTGTAAGGACTTACGAAATGAGGTAATTGGTGGAACTAGGTTGATGTAATatattaactgtttttttcccTTCATTATAACCAAATCATGTTTTACCTTTTATGTTTCTTACTCTGATCACAgatcttgttttaacttaataaacatatatatataccctttTAGCATGGTCAAATGTTTATGCAAATAGCAATTCGTACTTTTAAAGTTAGGTGTGTAAACTAAGTACTTACATCCACAATAATTACCATGCAAAAGTGGCAATATTGACTAATTATGAAAACACGAAACACCTTGATGATTTGCAAcctttttataatgtaattttataCTTTCAAGATGGAAACACTCTTAGAGATATGGAGAGACATTGGAGACCGCACAGAAATGCCAACTGTATCAAAACCACTCTCTAACCCATTGCCTGATCCTCCCATTATGAGGGAAATGCTTAAAAAGGAAATACAAATTCTGGTTAAAGTAAGATACATCTCCATTACTGTTTATTGTACTGTTTACAAACAATGCGTATCTTTTTACATAccttttttacttaaaaaaattaaaacaaaatattgtaggGTGTTCAAGATAGGCACACTGTAAGTGGAGATCAAACACTGAATGAagaaaaagatgttttaaaatatgttgtcCAATCACAACACTTGCAACAGAGCTTTGGTAAGCTTTGTCTTATTACTAGACCGGCTATAAATTTGGGGGCCATAAAGAaagcaatcacccacaaagtagcatacgTGGTAGCTAATAAAAGCTATGGGCATTGGTTATACACTTACGgaggataaaaagttacattcatgttggagtaatggacctactctggcataaatcctcTTCtgggcctcacccatatagaatatatttgaaaataacttCATACTCCATTTTTCGTATTTTTCAGAACGACCTTCCACACCCATCAGACATTATACATCCGAGACAAGTTATACAACTTCCCCAgtgaaattaaaacatgtccGAAGTAATATCAATGTGAAAGATATTGATAAAGTTGCTTTAATACTTAAAGAGGCAATACAGAAAGAATGTGCAGCACTGGAACATGATATTGAGTTTCTTCAGGTAATAGTCGggaatgaacgaatgtaacttactttatccatgCGTGGCCAGAAAGCGACGGtcggtataacatgggtgatctgtttcatacacctcgcgcatGAATaatttgggggattttttatgtgttgctgataattggacaacccattagtgagcactaaattgaagcaattgccgtttagtgttttgcccaaggtcacACAACATGTTCTTTACTATTGTTTGgctttgtttaacaaaaacaataaacatgatATATTGTTTTCAGAAATGTGTTGAAGAAGAACATGATTTGGTTGCAAGTCCACCCGCCACTCCAATGCAAGAACCATCACTGAATAAACTTCGTGAAGTCCGAAAACTTTtagaaaatcaagttttaccAGACCCAGTGGTTATAAATCGACAGCAGGGCTTTGGGAACTCATTCTCTGGTAAAATGTCTAATTCTGTGATTGCAAAACTACCTACTCCCCCATCTCCTACACGATCAAAGTTAAAACCCCTTCCAAGTTTGCAACCTAATATGCAAGGCAGCCTACAGAAACATAGATCCGCACCATCCAGTCCTTTGCAACAGAGACCTAGCAGCGTTAAGCCTACCAGCGCTGGTCGCTATACAACTCCAAGAACAGTGTCTGCTATGTCACACTCAAAGAACTATGACTCAGAACCCATGGAATGTTGGGCGGAACCGTCTTGGACGGAACAAATGTCTCAATCGTTACCTTCTACTGCGGACAGTGGTGTATGCTCCAGGCCCGCGACGTGCGATCTGGTTGCATTGCAAGACAGAATGCGTGTTCTGAAACTAAAAAGCGGTCGCAAGTCCGCCGAACCAGAGTCAGTTCCGCAACCTACAACGTGCGACGACGGCTATGCAACAGCGAGTTCAATAGATTTTAACGCGCCTATGAAACCTAGTGtttcaaaaagaaaaatcagCAGTGTACCTGTTAAAGATAGGTTAAGGCCAACGCCCGGTGTATCCGCGCTAGGCGACCAGgatataaaactgttaaagCCACGACCACCACCAGTTAAAGTCCAAACAACCAATCGTCGCAATATTAACATTCACAGATTTAACAAAAAAGCGATAATGACAACGGACGATCGAAAAATTGGCGCTCGTTCGTAGCTTTACCTTTTCGTGTTCTTAGTGCGCTTCTAGTGttgaattttattgttttgcatagtttttattgtgaggaacattaaatatatttttatttcgaCTATGCAGTGTTCGATCATAAAAACTATAGTGTTAAATCTGGTAGCTAGACACATATTATGAAGTTTCTTCTTTCGCTTCATGGTGTAAAGATGACGCTCTTAATTTGTCCAGCACTTTGCGGAAAGCTTCCACAGACGCTAATTCTTTCCCTTCAGAAGAACAGCAGTTCCATTGCACAGCAAGTTTCCAAATCTTGTCAAACACCTCTTCCGAAAGCTGGATTTCAATCGCATCGAAAATAGCCCTAATATCTTCACGCTTACGCGGTTCGAAAAAGTCCCTTTCATAAACGCCTCGTCGAGTATACAATGATGGATTGACAAGCCCGTAAGCGTCCGACTCGTCGCCATAGTTCTTATGGTCGCTTATGCGCCGTGTGCGTGGCGCAGGCAGGTCAGATCGCACAGTGGGCACACCGTAGGTCCGGAATTCGTTTGTGTTAACTTTTCCGGCCACAGCATCAATTGTTGAAGAAGACGTTAAATGGTTTGTCATAGCATCGTCAATCTGCTTGCATAGTTTTGGTACGTCTATGTCTTTGACTGGTGAAACTGGCCCGCTATCATGCCTAGAGACTGCGTATTTATCCTTCCAGTTGAGAAAGTTGACAAAATTGATGTAATCAAGTTTGCAGTCTTTTTCGTCGTCGGTTTCAACTTTGCAGTAATGCATAAGAGATGCGAGCAAGTCATTATCAATTGGCAAGTTAAACTTCCAACAAGCGTCCCGGATCTTTTGGGCGTCGAGCCATCCGACTTTGTCTGTATCGTAATGCTCGAACGCTGTCCTGAGATCACTAAAGTTGTGGTAATTCGCTTTTTTCAACTGCTGTCGGACTGTAGCGAGAACACCACGCTCTCTGTCCTTTCCAAGCAAGTAATTTCTAGGCGACCTCATATGCAGTAAATCCCCGACGCCATACTGATCGGGTTTGATAATGATACCATAAGTATGATCATTAGCTACATTTAGCGTATCAGCAATAGGATCATGCGGCTTTCCAAGCTGTGGCTGGGTTCGTTCTCTAAAGTCATCGACGCTTTTCTCTACGAGGGTCGTTATTTTTTCAGCTCGTTTCTTATGCATCCAACGCAGTGTCTCCGCCATGTCTCGCCCGTCGTTATAATGAGGCGTTTCAATACCAAACCTTGTCGTGCGAGGGTTTGAACCGTTCCAATTATATTTTCTGTCTATCATTTCGCCGACGTCGTAATCGTGATGAGTGACAACGTACTGGTCGTGTCCTGCTTTGGTTTCTTCGTCGACTTGTTTTCTAGTTTTATCTGGATTCACTATCTTTCCAGCTTCAATGTCTAACTCAGTTGGAATTCCGTACAGTTGCGTATTATCAGGCTGTATGCCGAACGATGAACCGGCGGGCGGTTTTGATATTGTAGACATGCCGAGTGGCGTTTTCTTGCTCGCGTAGTCCCTTTCATTTTTAGCCAACATGCGTTGTTGAAAACGTGTTTTCGGACTGGGGTTAATCAACTGGCCAGCAGATATTGAAGACTGTGTACTTACACCGTGGGTTATTTCATTTACAAAACCAGCTTTTGTTAAAATCTGTTGCTTTTCCGAAGTGGTTTCGTTACATTTGCCGCCAGCCCAATCCAAGAGACATGCTTTTGCGGAGCCGCCTTGATTAAACAACTTGCCTGCGACTGTTAAATCTGTCTCACTTTTACAGACTTGTAAATTCTGGCCTGTAGTCGCCATTTCGTTCACTTGCCAGAAC
This window harbors:
- the LOC100181032 gene encoding hydroxysteroid dehydrogenase-like protein 2; translated protein: MAGKLAGYTLFITGASRGIGKAIGLRAARDGANVVIAAKTAEAHPKLPGTIYTAAKEIEDAGGKCLPCIVDVRDEAMVEKAVKEAVSTFGGIDILVNNASAISLTGTEVTKMKTYDLMNQVNTRGTYLCSKVCVPHLLDSKKRGKSPHILNISPPLSMKPMWFKNHTAYTIAKYGMSMCVLGMAAEFEESGIAVNALWPKTAILTAAMEMLGGKDVSSQCRKPEIMADAAYAILKQETLSTGKFFIDDEVLAKEGVTDFDQYAVEPGKPLILDFFLEDNEADFKGQEADFQGQIEKAKAASKGGEIVGIFNNIKNALSTELVAQTKGVFKFEIKDGDAVETWVLDLKNGEGKVTKGDGDSDVVMKMASSDFVSMFQGKLNSTAAFMQGKLKIDGNMILPMKLEHLMTKMQKAKL
- the LOC100176344 gene encoding uncharacterized protein LOC100176344; amino-acid sequence: MEVNGERLEPFKPPFSVLELIRNTVAPEELPVIHSYLGESTIEYCKDLRNEMETLLEIWRDIGDRTEMPTVSKPLSNPLPDPPIMREMLKKEIQILVKGVQDRHTVSGDQTLNEEKDVLKYVVQSQHLQQSFERPSTPIRHYTSETSYTTSPVKLKHVRSNINVKDIDKVALILKEAIQKECAALEHDIEFLQKCVEEEHDLVASPPATPMQEPSLNKLREVRKLLENQVLPDPVVINRQQGFGNSFSGKMSNSVIAKLPTPPSPTRSKLKPLPSLQPNMQGSLQKHRSAPSSPLQQRPSSVKPTSAGRYTTPRTVSAMSHSKNYDSEPMECWAEPSWTEQMSQSLPSTADSGVCSRPATCDLVALQDRMRVLKLKSGRKSAEPESVPQPTTCDDGYATASSIDFNAPMKPSVSKRKISSVPVKDRLRPTPGVSALGDQDIKLLKPRPPPVKVQTTNRRNINIHRFNKKAIMTTDDRKIGARS
- the LOC100178671 gene encoding 39S ribosomal protein L55, mitochondrial-like isoform X2 yields the protein MSLCSFTCGALRFSTVYCRHVSSSSLILEPIRRNSTRCSISKQSRCTYPRMYKTTVALADGSTITVRLNQPRKIIKLPMDVLQLTDSERRAIWLGRRKKVETLDESHIEDNFDAGKYWTK
- the LOC100178671 gene encoding 39S ribosomal protein L55, mitochondrial-like isoform X1, coding for MSLCSFTCGALRFSTGYSRHVSSSSLILEPIRRNSTRCSISKQSRCTYPRMYKTTVALADGSTITVRLNQPRKIIKLPMDVLQLTDSERRAIWLGRRKKVETLDESHIEDNFDAGKYWTK